A section of the Lynx canadensis isolate LIC74 chromosome A1, mLynCan4.pri.v2, whole genome shotgun sequence genome encodes:
- the ECSCR gene encoding endothelial cell-specific chemotaxis regulator isoform X1: MGTIGATQLCWVILGFLLLQGHHSQPMTIQTSSLQGAFSSQSLTTEPLSSNTGDSPSSEPSSPSPLASTETSALEKASQVLDAASKPRTQSTSTVDGHSQSLLGLTQSQPQKYTSRLDTSQDVIPTSTTMSLRTRDDSTILPTPTSETVLTVAAFGVISFIVILVVVVIILVSVVSLRFKCRKNKESEDPQKPGSSGLSESCSTANGEKDSITLISMKNINMNNSKGCPTAEKVL, from the exons ATGGGGACCATTGGAGCAACGCAGCTGTGCTGGGTGATCCTTGGCTTCCTCCTACTCCAAG GCCACCATTCCCAACCCATGACAATACAGACATCTAGCCTTCAGG GAGCCTTCAGCAGTCAAAGTCTGACCACAGAGCCACTTTCTTCCAACACAG GAGACAGCCCTTCCTCAGAGCCCAGCAGCCCAAGCCCTCTGGCCAGCACTGAGACCTCAG CTCTGGAGAAGGCCTCACAGGTCCTCGATGCAGCCAGTAAACCCaggacacagagcacgagcaccGTGGATGGTCACTCCCAGTCCCTGTTGGGCCTGACTCAGTCTCAGCCACAGAAGTACACATCAAGACTTG ACACTTCTCAAGATGTTATTCCCACATCAACCACCATGAGCCTGAGGACAAGAGATGACTCGACCATCTTACCCACCCCCACATCAGAGACGGTGCTCACTGTGGCCGCATTTG GTGTTATCAGCTTCATTGTCATCCTGGTGGTTGTGGTGATCATCCTAGTGAGTGTGGTCAGTCTAAGGTTTAAGTGTCGGAAGAACAAGGAGTCTGAAG ATCCCCAGAAACCTGGGAGTTCAGGGTTATCTGAAAG CTGCTCTACAGCCAATGGGGAGAAAGACAGCATCACCCTGATCTCCATGAAGAATATCAACATGAATAACAGCAAAGGATGCCCCACAGCAGAGAAG GTTCTATAG
- the ECSCR gene encoding endothelial cell-specific chemotaxis regulator isoform X3, with protein sequence MGTIGATQLCWVILGFLLLQGHHSQPMTIQTSSLQGAFSSQSLTTEPLSSNTALEKASQVLDAASKPRTQSTSTVDGHSQSLLGLTQSQPQKYTSRLDTSQDVIPTSTTMSLRTRDDSTILPTPTSETVLTVAAFGVISFIVILVVVVIILVSVVSLRFKCRKNKESEDPQKPGSSGLSESCSTANGEKDSITLISMKNINMNNSKGCPTAEKVL encoded by the exons ATGGGGACCATTGGAGCAACGCAGCTGTGCTGGGTGATCCTTGGCTTCCTCCTACTCCAAG GCCACCATTCCCAACCCATGACAATACAGACATCTAGCCTTCAGG GAGCCTTCAGCAGTCAAAGTCTGACCACAGAGCCACTTTCTTCCAACACAG CTCTGGAGAAGGCCTCACAGGTCCTCGATGCAGCCAGTAAACCCaggacacagagcacgagcaccGTGGATGGTCACTCCCAGTCCCTGTTGGGCCTGACTCAGTCTCAGCCACAGAAGTACACATCAAGACTTG ACACTTCTCAAGATGTTATTCCCACATCAACCACCATGAGCCTGAGGACAAGAGATGACTCGACCATCTTACCCACCCCCACATCAGAGACGGTGCTCACTGTGGCCGCATTTG GTGTTATCAGCTTCATTGTCATCCTGGTGGTTGTGGTGATCATCCTAGTGAGTGTGGTCAGTCTAAGGTTTAAGTGTCGGAAGAACAAGGAGTCTGAAG ATCCCCAGAAACCTGGGAGTTCAGGGTTATCTGAAAG CTGCTCTACAGCCAATGGGGAGAAAGACAGCATCACCCTGATCTCCATGAAGAATATCAACATGAATAACAGCAAAGGATGCCCCACAGCAGAGAAG GTTCTATAG
- the ECSCR gene encoding endothelial cell-specific chemotaxis regulator isoform X2 — protein sequence MGTIGATQLCWVILGFLLLQGAFSSQSLTTEPLSSNTGDSPSSEPSSPSPLASTETSALEKASQVLDAASKPRTQSTSTVDGHSQSLLGLTQSQPQKYTSRLDTSQDVIPTSTTMSLRTRDDSTILPTPTSETVLTVAAFGVISFIVILVVVVIILVSVVSLRFKCRKNKESEDPQKPGSSGLSESCSTANGEKDSITLISMKNINMNNSKGCPTAEKVL from the exons ATGGGGACCATTGGAGCAACGCAGCTGTGCTGGGTGATCCTTGGCTTCCTCCTACTCCAAG GAGCCTTCAGCAGTCAAAGTCTGACCACAGAGCCACTTTCTTCCAACACAG GAGACAGCCCTTCCTCAGAGCCCAGCAGCCCAAGCCCTCTGGCCAGCACTGAGACCTCAG CTCTGGAGAAGGCCTCACAGGTCCTCGATGCAGCCAGTAAACCCaggacacagagcacgagcaccGTGGATGGTCACTCCCAGTCCCTGTTGGGCCTGACTCAGTCTCAGCCACAGAAGTACACATCAAGACTTG ACACTTCTCAAGATGTTATTCCCACATCAACCACCATGAGCCTGAGGACAAGAGATGACTCGACCATCTTACCCACCCCCACATCAGAGACGGTGCTCACTGTGGCCGCATTTG GTGTTATCAGCTTCATTGTCATCCTGGTGGTTGTGGTGATCATCCTAGTGAGTGTGGTCAGTCTAAGGTTTAAGTGTCGGAAGAACAAGGAGTCTGAAG ATCCCCAGAAACCTGGGAGTTCAGGGTTATCTGAAAG CTGCTCTACAGCCAATGGGGAGAAAGACAGCATCACCCTGATCTCCATGAAGAATATCAACATGAATAACAGCAAAGGATGCCCCACAGCAGAGAAG GTTCTATAG